A portion of the Stigmatella aurantiaca DW4/3-1 genome contains these proteins:
- the sctU gene encoding type III secretion system export apparatus subunit SctU has protein sequence MSDEKTEEPSQKKLDDARKKGQVWKSKDLTGVFVFLVGLGAVKGMWDTIVEELKTLFLFTFQYISQPEELSRATSNAMSMAVHTVLFLTAPIVAGGAVIAGLVEFLQVGALFTMDPLIPKLEKLNPIQGIKNIFSKKTVVEMIKNLVKISVAAYVVFGVVRDMLDMLVQTVRMDTSGLLAVMGEMVYRVCTRVALVFLLFSIFDIWWQRKAFMKEMMMSKDDVKKEYKESEGDPHHKAHRKQMHQEIMEGAQMEAVKDADVIVTNPDHVAVALQYDRDKDAAPRVLAKGIDFKAERIKAIARESDVPTLRNVPLAHALLRVDVGQDIPEELYDAVAEVLNFVYGLKAGTAAHP, from the coding sequence ATGTCCGACGAGAAAACAGAGGAACCGAGTCAAAAGAAGCTCGATGACGCCCGGAAGAAAGGGCAGGTCTGGAAGAGCAAGGACCTGACAGGTGTCTTCGTCTTCCTCGTGGGCCTGGGTGCCGTGAAGGGCATGTGGGACACGATCGTCGAGGAGCTGAAGACGCTCTTCCTCTTCACGTTCCAGTACATCTCGCAGCCAGAGGAGTTGTCGCGGGCCACCTCCAACGCGATGTCGATGGCGGTGCACACGGTGCTGTTCCTCACGGCCCCCATCGTCGCGGGTGGGGCGGTCATCGCGGGGCTGGTGGAGTTTCTCCAGGTGGGGGCGCTCTTCACCATGGATCCGCTGATCCCCAAGCTCGAGAAGCTCAACCCCATCCAGGGCATCAAGAACATCTTCTCCAAGAAGACCGTGGTGGAGATGATCAAGAACCTGGTGAAAATCAGCGTCGCGGCCTACGTCGTCTTCGGCGTGGTGCGGGACATGCTCGACATGCTGGTCCAGACGGTGCGCATGGACACCTCGGGCCTGCTGGCGGTGATGGGGGAGATGGTCTACCGCGTCTGCACCCGCGTGGCGCTCGTGTTCTTGCTCTTCTCCATTTTCGACATCTGGTGGCAGCGCAAGGCCTTCATGAAGGAAATGATGATGTCGAAGGACGACGTCAAGAAGGAGTACAAGGAGAGCGAAGGCGACCCGCACCACAAGGCGCACCGCAAGCAGATGCACCAGGAGATCATGGAGGGGGCGCAGATGGAGGCCGTCAAGGACGCCGACGTCATCGTCACCAACCCCGACCACGTGGCGGTGGCCCTCCAGTACGACCGCGACAAGGACGCGGCGCCCCGGGTGCTGGCCAAGGGCATCGACTTCAAGGCCGAGCGCATCAAGGCGATTGCCCGCGAGTCGGACGTGCCCACGCTGCGCAACGTGCCGCTGGCGCACGCGCTCCTGCGGGTGGACGTGGGCCAGGACATCCCCGAGGAGCTGTACGACGCGGTGGCCGAGGTCCTCAACTTTGTCTACGGGCTGAAGGCGGGGACCGCGGCGCACCCATGA
- a CDS encoding tetratricopeptide repeat protein has protein sequence MSDKTQEKPQATTRELSQEDAERLIGGEITPGEFLGLSNERLYKIATLGHGMLKSGQLQQALEIFEGLTAASPYDSVFHCHLAATLARLERFDEAKSSYTRSLELNIANVDSLVGRGELYLRESKLPEALKDIQAALTLDPQAQRDTTKRARATLQVLQKMAEGK, from the coding sequence TTGAGCGATAAAACCCAAGAGAAGCCTCAGGCCACCACCCGCGAACTTTCCCAAGAGGATGCGGAGAGACTCATCGGTGGTGAAATCACTCCCGGCGAGTTCCTCGGTCTGTCCAACGAGCGGCTCTACAAGATCGCGACGCTGGGCCATGGGATGTTGAAGTCGGGCCAGCTCCAGCAGGCCCTGGAGATTTTCGAGGGTCTGACCGCGGCCTCTCCCTACGACAGCGTCTTTCACTGCCACCTGGCCGCGACCCTGGCTCGGCTGGAGCGCTTCGACGAAGCGAAGAGCTCCTACACGCGCTCCCTCGAGCTCAACATCGCCAATGTGGACTCGCTCGTGGGCCGGGGCGAGCTGTACTTGCGCGAGAGCAAGCTGCCCGAGGCGCTGAAGGACATCCAGGCCGCCCTGACGCTGGATCCCCAGGCGCAGCGGGACACTACCAAGCGAGCGCGCGCCACCCTGCAGGTGCTCCAGAAGATGGCAGAGGGGAAGTGA
- the sctQ gene encoding type III secretion system cytoplasmic ring protein SctQ, which produces MSLSRDDGPGTYDRTMLVDLRQIRPTRPWKPFYFQNLERVSRTQVGLSLQVQRMLPPASAAEPLYARLKALFDAESRVNLVSVQIRPFQELQRYLGDPSFLAVLAPGALKERVVLEVELPLAHNLVDMLLGGVGETVGLRPLTDIEEGVMSFVVLEALKALAPALDPSLPKLRLETVARGAEEVADRLGEEDRVVVIHLNASLGPHTGLVRLVIPTGVVGAAELAQAAAERRSQVNTDLQLNRWMLSTVRTWLRAEIGQAEIASQDLAYIRVKDVVLLDALTARPDRGEEGTAVLRVGMGSSRVEAEVFLEDGQYKARVTSIVIGEPAFQRAVPPSPEGEEAFTQPETDGSSESEGQSLDTMNKSEGSDLLADIPLQIAVELARVPVTADEVVSLRVGHVLELHRSPGEPVELSVNGKVVARGELVEVEGQLGVRVLSLAG; this is translated from the coding sequence ATGAGTCTCAGCCGGGATGATGGGCCCGGAACCTATGATCGGACGATGCTGGTGGACTTGCGCCAGATCCGTCCGACCCGGCCCTGGAAGCCGTTCTATTTTCAGAACCTGGAGCGGGTGAGCCGCACTCAGGTGGGGCTGTCGCTGCAAGTGCAGCGCATGCTGCCGCCCGCGAGCGCGGCCGAGCCCTTGTATGCCCGGCTCAAGGCGCTCTTTGACGCCGAATCCCGCGTGAATCTGGTGTCCGTGCAGATCCGCCCCTTCCAGGAGCTTCAACGCTACCTGGGAGACCCCTCCTTCCTGGCGGTGCTCGCCCCGGGCGCGCTCAAGGAGCGGGTGGTGCTGGAGGTGGAGCTGCCGCTGGCCCACAACCTGGTGGACATGCTGCTGGGCGGGGTGGGCGAGACCGTGGGCTTGCGGCCCTTGACCGACATCGAGGAGGGCGTGATGAGCTTCGTCGTCCTCGAGGCACTCAAGGCCCTCGCGCCCGCGCTGGACCCCAGCCTGCCCAAGCTCCGCCTGGAGACGGTGGCCCGTGGGGCGGAGGAAGTGGCGGACCGGCTGGGGGAGGAGGATCGGGTGGTGGTCATCCACCTGAACGCCTCGCTGGGCCCCCATACCGGGCTGGTGCGTCTGGTCATCCCCACCGGGGTGGTGGGGGCGGCCGAGTTGGCGCAGGCCGCCGCGGAGCGGCGCTCCCAGGTGAACACGGATCTCCAGCTGAACCGGTGGATGCTGTCCACGGTGCGCACCTGGTTGCGCGCGGAGATTGGCCAGGCGGAGATCGCCAGCCAGGACTTGGCCTACATCCGCGTCAAGGACGTGGTGCTGCTGGATGCGCTGACCGCCCGGCCGGACCGGGGCGAGGAGGGCACCGCGGTGCTCCGCGTGGGCATGGGCAGCTCCCGGGTGGAGGCGGAGGTCTTCCTCGAGGACGGCCAGTACAAGGCGCGTGTCACGTCCATCGTCATTGGCGAGCCGGCCTTTCAGCGCGCCGTTCCCCCATCGCCCGAGGGGGAAGAGGCTTTTACCCAGCCGGAGACCGATGGGTCTTCGGAGTCGGAAGGACAGTCCTTGGACACGATGAACAAGTCGGAGGGCAGCGACCTGCTGGCCGACATCCCGCTGCAAATCGCCGTGGAGCTTGCCCGGGTGCCCGTCACCGCGGACGAGGTGGTGTCGCTGAGGGTGGGCCACGTCCTCGAATTGCACCGGTCTCCGGGAGAGCCGGTGGAGTTGTCGGTCAACGGCAAGGTGGTGGCCCGGGGTGAGCTGGTGGAGGTGGAAGGCCAGCTCGGCGTGCGGGTGCTCTCCCTGGCCGGGTAG
- a CDS encoding EscU/YscU/HrcU family type III secretion system export apparatus switch protein has translation MNDEAEIAIALKYDQNKDSAPRVVAKGMRLKAEKIREIAKQYNIPVMKNLPLASALYRVDVGQEVPEELYDAVAEVLNFVYALQQEQQAGGKR, from the coding sequence ATGAATGACGAAGCGGAGATCGCGATCGCGTTGAAGTACGATCAGAACAAGGACTCCGCGCCGCGCGTGGTGGCCAAGGGGATGCGCCTGAAGGCGGAGAAGATCCGGGAGATCGCCAAGCAGTACAACATTCCCGTGATGAAGAACCTCCCGCTCGCCAGCGCGCTGTACCGCGTTGACGTGGGCCAAGAGGTCCCCGAGGAGCTGTACGACGCGGTGGCCGAGGTCCTCAATTTTGTCTACGCACTGCAGCAGGAACAGCAGGCGGGCGGGAAGCGTTGA
- the fliQ gene encoding flagellar biosynthesis protein FliQ: MHQLSVITQQALFLVLIVSAPPVLISLVVGFIIALFQATTQIQEQTLTFAPKVVIVFIVLAMAGPWIGHQLLRFTFHVFDRFPALING; encoded by the coding sequence ATGCACCAACTGTCCGTCATTACCCAGCAGGCGTTGTTCCTGGTGCTCATCGTCTCGGCGCCGCCGGTGCTCATCAGCCTGGTGGTGGGCTTCATCATCGCCTTGTTCCAGGCCACCACGCAGATTCAGGAGCAGACGCTGACGTTTGCTCCCAAGGTCGTCATCGTCTTCATCGTGTTGGCCATGGCGGGGCCGTGGATTGGCCACCAGCTCCTGCGCTTCACCTTCCACGTCTTCGACCGGTTCCCGGCCCTCATCAACGGATGA
- a CDS encoding SycD/LcrH family type III secretion system chaperone, with protein MAAPDSNSPQEEAKLVAALQRWADGKATLRDVRGYTDEELYAIAKTAYFFFYQGRLNEARTLFQGLYAINPADSYFAKALGVVELASGNAQGALAAYDVAIKLSPNDAQAYVGRAEVRLTLGQKPQAVEDLRRAVSLVPEEDPVGRKAAAMVSTLSRR; from the coding sequence ATGGCCGCACCGGATTCCAACAGCCCTCAGGAAGAGGCGAAGCTCGTCGCGGCACTGCAGCGCTGGGCAGATGGGAAGGCGACCCTGCGAGACGTCCGGGGGTACACGGACGAGGAACTCTACGCGATCGCCAAGACGGCCTACTTCTTCTTCTATCAGGGGCGTTTGAACGAGGCGCGCACGCTCTTCCAGGGGCTGTACGCCATCAACCCCGCCGATTCCTATTTTGCCAAGGCCCTGGGCGTGGTGGAGCTGGCGTCCGGCAATGCCCAGGGCGCCCTGGCCGCCTACGACGTGGCCATCAAGCTGTCCCCCAACGATGCGCAGGCCTACGTCGGCCGTGCCGAGGTGCGGCTGACCCTGGGACAGAAGCCCCAAGCGGTGGAGGATCTGCGCCGCGCCGTGTCGCTCGTGCCCGAGGAGGATCCCGTGGGGCGCAAGGCTGCGGCCATGGTGTCCACACTGTCCCGGCGGTGA
- a CDS encoding flagellar biosynthetic protein FliO, with the protein MSNVRPLVACGWLLIAPSLAAAQAVSSPSPAVPAEAAPAPPAESSPAPGVLAPGAPAASSQPTPLAPAPATSPSAAGGDELPDPFATDASPEEPESMGWTLVRTVLLLAAVVASIYLTLNVGLRRLMGLQGVPVGRPSVVAVLERLPLDQRRTLFVLKAADEYLLVGGGEGGLQLLSKLDTEAVERIRAERPQTPAIPLSPFLQKLLSRRTGSTPPRS; encoded by the coding sequence GTGTCGAACGTGCGCCCCCTCGTGGCCTGTGGCTGGTTGTTGATCGCGCCATCGCTCGCCGCGGCGCAGGCGGTCTCCTCTCCTTCGCCTGCGGTCCCGGCGGAGGCGGCCCCCGCTCCGCCCGCGGAGTCCTCGCCCGCGCCTGGCGTGCTCGCGCCTGGGGCTCCGGCCGCGTCTTCTCAACCCACGCCCCTGGCCCCGGCCCCGGCCACATCCCCTTCGGCGGCGGGCGGGGATGAGCTGCCGGACCCATTCGCCACCGACGCGAGCCCGGAGGAGCCCGAGAGCATGGGGTGGACCCTGGTGCGCACCGTGCTGCTGCTGGCCGCGGTGGTGGCCTCCATCTACCTGACGCTCAACGTGGGGCTGCGCCGGTTGATGGGGCTGCAGGGCGTGCCGGTGGGGCGTCCCTCCGTGGTCGCGGTCCTGGAACGCTTGCCGCTGGACCAGCGCCGGACGCTCTTCGTGTTGAAGGCGGCGGATGAGTATCTCCTGGTGGGGGGCGGGGAGGGGGGCCTCCAGCTCTTGTCCAAGCTCGACACCGAGGCCGTCGAGCGCATTCGCGCCGAGCGCCCGCAGACGCCCGCCATCCCCTTGAGCCCCTTCCTTCAAAAGCTCCTTTCCCGCCGCACCGGCTCCACGCCGCCGCGTTCCTGA
- a CDS encoding tetratricopeptide repeat protein → MSERLVAARRLIEEGKLDAARAVLERLVALGVAGASAHTLLGGIYLAQGVLDRALTCFEEALSREPADLSALISRGQVRLSLGDLRRAQEDLQVVLESGTAGSPLVQQARHLLERIGELRNRKRR, encoded by the coding sequence GTGTCCGAGCGTCTGGTCGCTGCGCGCCGCCTCATTGAGGAAGGCAAGCTGGATGCGGCGCGCGCCGTCTTGGAGCGGCTCGTGGCGTTGGGCGTGGCGGGGGCATCCGCGCATACCTTGCTCGGCGGCATCTATCTGGCCCAGGGCGTCTTGGACCGTGCGCTCACATGCTTCGAGGAGGCGCTCTCGCGGGAGCCGGCGGATCTGTCCGCGCTGATTTCCCGGGGACAGGTCCGGCTGAGCCTGGGCGATCTGCGCCGGGCCCAGGAGGATCTGCAGGTGGTGCTGGAGTCTGGCACGGCGGGCAGTCCGCTCGTGCAGCAGGCCCGGCATCTGCTGGAGCGCATCGGCGAACTGCGCAACCGCAAGCGGCGTTGA
- a CDS encoding tetratricopeptide repeat protein, with amino-acid sequence MANSDNGTTGPELLERAMEGFEFYEQGDYASARGIFEELCAKDPREAYYRTALGAISLAEDELDLALDNFNQALALNAKDAAALVNRGEVRLRLGDIVEAAQDFARAVDLDPENKDPLTLRARLLVAAALETIEAAQRSAHSEWTK; translated from the coding sequence ATGGCGAATTCCGACAACGGAACCACCGGGCCCGAACTGCTCGAGAGGGCCATGGAGGGCTTCGAGTTCTACGAGCAGGGCGACTATGCCAGCGCTCGTGGCATCTTCGAGGAGCTCTGCGCCAAGGATCCGAGGGAGGCGTATTACCGGACGGCGCTGGGGGCCATCAGCCTCGCGGAAGATGAGCTGGACCTGGCGCTGGACAACTTCAATCAGGCCCTGGCGCTCAATGCAAAGGACGCCGCGGCGCTCGTGAATCGCGGCGAGGTACGGTTACGGCTGGGAGACATCGTGGAGGCGGCCCAGGACTTTGCCCGGGCCGTCGATCTGGATCCCGAAAACAAGGATCCACTCACCTTGCGCGCACGGCTGTTGGTGGCGGCGGCCCTGGAGACCATCGAGGCCGCTCAGCGGAGTGCCCACTCCGAATGGACGAAATAG
- a CDS encoding DUF1521 domain-containing protein: MSTKSVGANIPNVNAWGAGLKGGLSATDAQLVKTAVATLGEFAKAAASTLDQLSKTAGTTAAAPTNTATGSQTDALDWGGGAKSLNDVFNLALNGAPSSPTPGDSAHPSGSLKTDSSGVITTPGGYKIEATGQFDWKITGPDGKETKVWGDPHVAEGDGGKWDFKRDSTFVLGDGTRINVTTKPYGNGMTVTGGLEVISGNDRVQVTDIDKGKGKTGPVTADGYAHVNSFGGKDVFVMGKETDDWSFQGKEIIGSNNGGDSFKLGNDLAPGTPKPTNPTTKPAPTNKFEQLADLFKALSKVFDSLKNLSDVLGRRNSHAGEAQAPGRGPWLNRRQGALEKSFSQIGRMLDTALRFQNLSSGIQTNRNHFLA; this comes from the coding sequence ATGTCTACCAAGTCTGTCGGAGCGAACATCCCGAACGTGAACGCCTGGGGCGCTGGCCTCAAGGGCGGCCTGAGCGCGACCGATGCTCAGCTTGTGAAGACCGCCGTCGCGACGCTGGGCGAGTTCGCCAAGGCCGCTGCCTCGACGCTGGACCAACTGTCGAAGACCGCTGGCACCACGGCCGCGGCCCCCACCAACACCGCGACGGGCTCCCAGACGGACGCCCTGGACTGGGGCGGTGGCGCCAAGTCCCTCAACGACGTCTTCAACCTGGCGCTGAACGGCGCTCCCTCCTCCCCGACCCCGGGCGACTCTGCTCACCCGTCGGGCAGCCTGAAGACGGACTCCAGCGGCGTCATCACCACCCCGGGTGGCTACAAGATCGAGGCCACGGGCCAGTTCGACTGGAAGATCACCGGTCCGGATGGCAAGGAGACGAAGGTGTGGGGCGACCCGCACGTGGCCGAGGGCGACGGCGGCAAGTGGGACTTCAAGCGTGACAGCACCTTCGTGCTCGGCGATGGCACGCGCATCAACGTCACGACCAAGCCCTACGGCAACGGTATGACGGTGACCGGCGGCCTGGAGGTCATCTCCGGCAACGACCGCGTGCAGGTGACGGACATCGACAAGGGCAAGGGCAAGACCGGCCCCGTGACGGCGGACGGCTACGCCCACGTCAACAGCTTCGGTGGCAAGGACGTGTTCGTCATGGGCAAGGAGACCGACGACTGGTCCTTCCAGGGCAAGGAGATCATCGGCAGCAACAACGGCGGTGACTCGTTCAAGCTCGGCAATGACTTGGCCCCCGGCACCCCGAAGCCGACCAACCCGACGACCAAGCCGGCCCCGACCAACAAGTTCGAGCAGCTGGCGGACCTCTTCAAGGCGCTGTCGAAGGTGTTCGACTCGCTGAAGAACCTCTCGGACGTGCTCGGCCGCCGCAACAGCCACGCCGGTGAGGCGCAGGCCCCGGGCCGCGGCCCCTGGCTGAACCGCCGCCAGGGCGCGCTGGAGAAGTCCTTCTCGCAGATCGGCCGCATGCTGGACACGGCCCTGCGGTTCCAGAACCTGAGCAGCGGCATCCAGACCAACCGCAACCACTTCCTGGCCTGA
- the sctR gene encoding type III secretion system export apparatus subunit SctR, translated as MRPSSVRPLLSSRIIPWLFATTVALQPAVALAQRRRGGGDDPIPDSVVQAATSNESFASRPLILILALAALSLVPFMLMMVTSFVKISVVLSIVRSALGTQQIPPTQVITGLAVILTVYIMAPVGQEMYKAAKVDIWAKGPSLLSSETVGTLLEAADRSKEPLRDFLVKKVKNKDRALFFHLAKKMRKAEDRKDIGDRDFMIIIPAFVVSELKEAFQIGFLLFVPFIVIDMVVANILLALGMHMLSPTTISMPFKLLLFVLVDGWYLIAKGLVVGYL; from the coding sequence GTGAGACCTTCGTCCGTCCGACCGCTCCTGTCGTCTCGAATCATCCCCTGGCTCTTCGCCACCACGGTCGCGCTTCAGCCCGCGGTGGCGCTGGCGCAGCGCCGCCGTGGGGGCGGGGACGACCCCATTCCCGACAGCGTCGTCCAGGCCGCGACCAGCAACGAGTCCTTTGCCTCGCGGCCGCTCATCCTCATCCTGGCGCTGGCGGCCCTGTCGCTCGTGCCCTTCATGCTGATGATGGTGACGAGCTTCGTGAAGATCTCGGTGGTGCTCTCCATCGTCCGCTCGGCGCTGGGCACCCAGCAGATTCCGCCCACGCAGGTCATCACCGGCCTGGCCGTCATCCTCACCGTCTACATCATGGCCCCGGTGGGGCAGGAGATGTACAAGGCGGCGAAGGTGGACATCTGGGCCAAGGGCCCCAGCCTGCTGTCCTCGGAGACGGTGGGCACGCTGCTCGAAGCCGCCGACCGCTCGAAGGAGCCGCTGCGCGACTTCCTGGTGAAGAAGGTCAAGAACAAGGACCGGGCCTTGTTCTTCCACCTCGCCAAGAAGATGCGCAAGGCGGAGGACCGCAAGGACATCGGGGACCGGGACTTCATGATCATCATCCCGGCCTTCGTGGTGTCCGAGCTGAAGGAGGCCTTCCAGATCGGCTTCCTGCTCTTCGTGCCCTTCATCGTCATCGACATGGTGGTGGCCAACATCCTGCTCGCGCTCGGCATGCACATGTTGTCGCCGACCACCATCTCCATGCCGTTCAAGCTCTTGCTCTTCGTGCTCGTGGACGGCTGGTATCTCATCGCCAAGGGCCTGGTCGTCGGCTACCTGTAG
- a CDS encoding flagellar hook-length control protein FliK, translating into MSRVEDDRDAERIAQRLIQERQLAEAKGKQRKEGETAFSKLVQQSQTEKGQTQQKQETKQTFAQATLARLMKEAGTKEAGAEMRQQEGANTKQSGLRQDTTRAQGRQEAKSLDERVLLGQSDEARQTSEGRQTESSQGGAASASRRHDEGVSEARTEARHTEGKAESDSEADEKSSLSRSEGRAGQKGSLKADADAGGGQGGGGKDKKEGGGEAAAAAGFRFNPALMAPVPVAKPKPNTGSERMRAIANEIAQKIVERARVGTNGAGQAEFQIDLRSNVLSGLSIKLSAKNGKIQAVFSGSDRDVLKMIEEQKEGLKSALTGRGLKLEDLRFEVRA; encoded by the coding sequence ATGAGCCGAGTCGAAGACGATCGCGACGCAGAGCGGATTGCCCAGCGCCTCATCCAGGAGCGGCAGCTCGCCGAGGCCAAGGGCAAGCAGCGCAAAGAGGGGGAGACGGCCTTCTCGAAGCTGGTCCAGCAGTCCCAGACGGAGAAGGGGCAGACCCAGCAGAAGCAGGAGACCAAGCAGACCTTCGCCCAGGCCACGCTCGCCCGGCTCATGAAGGAGGCGGGGACGAAGGAGGCCGGGGCGGAGATGCGCCAGCAGGAGGGCGCCAACACGAAGCAGTCCGGGCTGCGTCAGGACACCACCCGCGCCCAGGGCCGCCAGGAGGCGAAGTCCCTCGACGAGCGCGTGTTGCTGGGCCAATCCGATGAGGCCCGGCAGACCTCCGAGGGCCGTCAGACAGAGTCGTCCCAGGGCGGGGCGGCCAGTGCCAGCCGCAGGCACGACGAGGGCGTCTCCGAGGCCCGGACCGAGGCCCGCCACACGGAGGGCAAGGCGGAGAGTGACTCGGAGGCGGACGAGAAGAGTTCATTGTCCCGGAGCGAGGGGCGCGCGGGCCAGAAGGGCTCGCTCAAGGCGGACGCGGACGCTGGCGGTGGTCAGGGCGGTGGGGGCAAGGACAAGAAGGAAGGCGGGGGCGAGGCCGCGGCGGCGGCGGGCTTCCGCTTCAACCCCGCGCTGATGGCCCCGGTCCCCGTGGCCAAGCCCAAGCCCAACACGGGCTCGGAGCGGATGCGGGCCATTGCCAACGAGATCGCCCAGAAGATCGTCGAGCGGGCGCGCGTGGGCACCAATGGCGCCGGGCAGGCGGAGTTCCAGATCGATCTGCGCAGCAACGTGCTCAGCGGACTGTCCATCAAGCTCTCCGCCAAGAACGGGAAGATCCAGGCCGTCTTCAGCGGCAGCGACCGTGACGTGCTCAAGATGATCGAAGAGCAGAAAGAGGGCCTCAAGAGCGCCCTGACAGGCCGTGGCCTGAAGCTCGAGGATCTGCGCTTCGAGGTTCGCGCATGA
- a CDS encoding flagellar biosynthetic protein FliR produces MNNVQEAFTRLIEQSNLSLMIFTIGLLMCRIMPVLIFSPFLGGEVVPPEVRMGVGVTLSLVLFPSVADRMGALPTSALPYIALLLKEVFIGVSLAFIVNIIFDAARVAGTLVDTMAGSNNAQLYVPQLGQQVSLFSSLKVQLSVVLFLTLDGHHIVISALADSFAIVPLDSFPKFSKGTWAFFEVISRAFANLLAISLSLAAPQMLSAFLTDLAMGAVNRVAPNLQVFFIAMAIKPMVSVLIAALALHMLIGRFQSEFVHMLELLLRAVHLLA; encoded by the coding sequence ATGAACAACGTCCAGGAAGCCTTCACCCGGCTGATCGAACAGTCGAACCTATCGCTGATGATCTTCACGATAGGGCTGCTGATGTGCCGGATCATGCCCGTGCTCATCTTCTCCCCGTTCCTGGGGGGCGAGGTGGTTCCGCCCGAGGTGCGCATGGGCGTGGGCGTCACCCTGTCGCTGGTGCTCTTCCCCTCGGTGGCGGACCGGATGGGGGCGCTGCCCACCAGCGCGCTGCCCTACATCGCGCTGCTGCTCAAGGAGGTCTTCATCGGCGTCTCGCTGGCGTTCATCGTCAACATCATCTTCGATGCGGCGCGGGTGGCGGGCACCTTGGTCGACACCATGGCGGGCAGTAACAACGCCCAGCTCTACGTGCCCCAGCTGGGCCAGCAGGTGTCGCTCTTCTCCAGCCTCAAGGTGCAGCTGTCCGTGGTGCTGTTCCTCACGCTGGACGGCCACCACATCGTCATCTCGGCCTTGGCGGACAGCTTCGCCATCGTCCCGCTCGACAGCTTCCCGAAGTTCAGCAAGGGGACCTGGGCCTTCTTCGAAGTGATCAGCCGTGCCTTCGCCAACCTGTTGGCGATCAGCCTCTCGTTGGCCGCGCCGCAGATGCTGTCCGCCTTCCTCACGGACCTGGCCATGGGCGCCGTCAACCGCGTCGCGCCCAACCTTCAGGTCTTCTTCATCGCCATGGCCATCAAGCCCATGGTGTCGGTGCTCATCGCGGCGCTGGCCCTGCACATGCTCATCGGACGGTTCCAGTCGGAGTTCGTCCACATGCTCGAGCTCCTCCTTCGCGCCGTGCACTTGCTGGCCTGA